A DNA window from Fragaria vesca subsp. vesca linkage group LG3, FraVesHawaii_1.0, whole genome shotgun sequence contains the following coding sequences:
- the LOC101301376 gene encoding uncharacterized protein LOC101301376: protein MPGACNNLNVLAKSPLFDELTAGRAPKIQFQVNNRVHKLGYYLADEIYPRWATFVKTIPNPTRPKEITFAKAQEGYRKDVERCFGILQPRFGIVRGDARGWDKKDLRYIMLVCIILHNMIVEDERLENTDEDLEFDEEEDNNMRPKITEVWDGPTRQDFEEVGRDAHTFEGFVEQYNEIRNQYNEIRNQYDHSNLQEDLIEHLWEVQGNMDI, encoded by the coding sequence ATGCCCGGGGCATGCAACAACCTCAACGTCCTAGCAAAGTCCCCGTTGTTTGACGAGCTTACTGCCGGTCGAGCACCAAAGATCCAATTCCAAGTGAACAATAGAGTTCATAAATTGGGTTACTATCTCGCCGATGAAATATATCCTAGGTGGGCGACTTTCGTGAAGACCATTCCAAACCCCACACGACCCAAGGAAATTACATTTGCCAAGGCTCAAGAGGGATATAGGAAAGACGTGGAGAGGTGTTTTGGTATTTTACAACCACGCTTCGGAATTGTTAGAGGAGATGCTCGGGGGTGGGATAAAAAGGATCTCCGATATATTATGTTGGTTTGTATTATCTTACACAACATGATAGTTGAGGACGAACGCCTTGAAAATACCGATGAGGATTTAGAGTTTGACGAAGAAGAGGACAACAATATGAGGCCAAAGATAACAGAAGTTTGGGATGGACCTACTAGGCAAGATTTTGAGGAAGTTGGTAGAGATGCTCATACTTTTGAAGGTTTCGTGGAGCAGTACAATGAAATTAGAAATCAGTACAATGAAATTAGAAATCAGTACGATCACTCAAACCTTCAAGAAGATCTTATCGAGCATTTATGGGAAGTGCAAGGCAACATGGATATCTAG
- the LOC101309227 gene encoding pathogenesis-related protein 1-like: protein MARETKAQRTVGVGVEALWKGMTKDLVSVMPKIMPDIVQSVEVVEGDGGLGSVLLFKLGRDPLSKRQQTEKIVELDESQYRFALQVLEGPALTLRDFSSLTTTFQLSAISEKETLVDMKVEYATEKEAAANMGEIAMQPVLSFVQLLEKLVLES from the exons ATGGCCAGAGAGACAAAGGCTCAAAGAACAGTTGGGGTTGGAGTTGAAGCCCTGTGGAAAGGCATGACCAAGGATTTAGTTTCTGTTATGCCAAAGATTATGCCTGATATAGTGCAAAGTGTCGAAGTGGTTGAAGGAGATGGTGGCCTTGGTTCTGTTCTGCTCTTCAAACTTGGCCGCG ATCCACTATCGAAAAGACAGCAGACGGAGAAGATTGTGGAACTAGATGAGTCTCAGTATCGATTTGCACTGCAGGTGTTAGAAGGCCCAGCACTAACACTGCGTGATTTTTCTTCATTGACAACAACTTTTCAGCTGAGTGCTATCAGTGAGAAGGAGACCCTGGTTGATATGAAGGTGGAATATGCAACTGAAAAAGAAGCAGCAGCTAATATGGGAGAGATAGCAATGCAGCCAGTTCTTTCTTTCGTTCAACTCCTGGAGAAACTCGTACTAGAATCGTAG
- the LOC101303594 gene encoding uncharacterized protein LOC101303594, producing the protein MEFLAAGSNKSLLIILLFCVSAILQTRAETKVCYSKGSPCFMKKIQCPTQCPSSSPSDPKVTKVCVVNCNSPICKAECKNRKPNCNGPGSACHDPRFIGGDGIVFYFHGKKNEHFTLVSDPNLQINARFIGLRPKGRSRDYTWIQALGLLFDSNSFTLEATPSPTWDDEVDHLKFSYNGEELIIPGSDLSVWQSQESTIRVERTSTNNSVLVTIPEVAEISVNVVPVTKEDDRIHKYQLPSDDCFAHLEVQFRFYGLSSNVEGVLGRTYQPDFKNPAKPGVAMAVVGGEDKYKTKSLVSAHCMACVFTQAGNQKDSIVMEYSKLDCTDNTFSGNGIVCRK; encoded by the exons ATGGAGTTCTTAGCAGCAGGTAGCAACAAAAGCTTGTTGATCATTCTGCTATTCTGTGTTTCTGCCATACTACAGACTCGAGCAGAAACTAAAGTTTGCTACAGCAAGGGCAGTCCATGTTTTATGAAGAAGATACAATGCCCTACACAATGCCCGTCCTCTTCACCATCCGACCCCAAAGTAACTAAGGTCTGCGTTGTCAACTGTAACTCCCCCATATGCAAAGCTGAGTGCAAGA ACCGCAAGCCTAACTGCAATGGTCCTGGATCAGCATGCCATGACCCTCGCTTCATTGGTGGAGATGGCATTGTCTTTTACTTCCACGGCAAGAAAAACGAGCACTTCACCCTGGTTTCCGATCCCAACCTCCAAATCAATGCCCGCTTCATCGGTCTCCGCCCTAAAGGCCGAAGCAGGGACTACACATGGATTCAAGCCCTAGGACTTCTCTTTGACTCTAACAGCTTCACACTCGAGGCGACCCCATCACCAACATGGGATGATGAAGTTGATCACTTGAAATTCTCTTACAATGGTGAGGAGCTGATCATCCCAGGATCCGATCTCTCCGTTTGGCAATCTCAGGAATCTACCATTAGAGTGGAGAGAACATCAACCAATAACAGTGTCCTAGTCACTATCCCAGAAGTAGCTGAAATCTCAGTAAATGTGGTGCCTGTGACAAAGGAAGATGATAGGATCCACAAATATCAGTTACCATCGGATGACTGTTTTGCTCACCTTGAAGTGCAGTTCAGATTCTATGGCCTTTCCTCAAATGTTGAAGGAGTGCTTGGAAGGACTTACCAGCCGGATTTCAAGAACCCGGCAAAGCCAGGAGTAGCCATGGCAGTAGTTGGAGGTGAAGACAAGTACAAAACAAAGTCACTTGTTTCTGCCCATTGCATGGCTTGTGTGTTCACTCAGGCCGGTAATCAAAAGGATTCAATTGTGATGGAATACAGCAAGCTGGACTGCACTGATAATACCTTCAGTGGGAATGGAATAGTTTGCAGGAAATAA
- the LOC101301956 gene encoding uncharacterized protein LOC101301956, with protein MDIFGSNKSFWIALLIFVLAAVQSEAETQVCYSKSSPCFLKQVYCPTECPSSSPTNPKAKVCYLNCNSPICKAECRHRKPNCNGPGSACLDPRFIGGDGIVFYFHGRKNEHFSLVSDPNLQINARFIGLRPEGRSRDYTWIQALGLLFDSNSFTLEATPSATWDDEVDHLKFSYNGEELIIPESHLSVWESQETYIRVERTTSKNSVLVTLPIVAEISVNVVPVTKEDDKIHNYQIPSDDCFAHLEVQFRFYGLSSNVEGVLGRTYQPDFKNPAKAGVAMPVVGGEYKYKTTSLVSADCLACVFTQAGRLDQMDSRVLDYGKLDCTSNAFSGNGIVCRK; from the exons ATGGATATCTTCGGGAGCAACAAGAGTTTTTGGATTGCTTTGCTCATCTTTGTGTTAGCTGCAGTACAAAGTGAAGCAGAAACTCAAGTTTGCTACAGCAAAAGCAGCCCTTGCTTTCTGAAGCAGGTGTACTGCCCCACAGAATGTCCATCCTCATCACCAACAAACCCCAAAGCTAAAGTTTGCTATCTCAATTGCAACTCCCCCATATGCAAAGCTGAGTGCCGAC ATCGTAAACCAAATTGCAATGGCCCTGGATCAGCATGCTTAGACCCTCGCTTCATTGGTGGAGATGGCATTGTTTTTTACTTCCATGGCAGGAAAAATGAGCATTTCAGCTTAGTTTCAGATCCCAACCTCCAAATCAATGCTCGCTTCATCGGTCTCCGCCCTGAAGGCCGAAGCAGGGACTATACATGGATTCAAGCCCTTGGACTCCTCTTTGACTCTAACAGCTTCACACTCGAGGCCACCCCATCAGCAACATGGGACGATGAAGTTGACCACTTGAAGTTCTCGTATAATGGTGAGGAGCTAATCATCCCAGAATCTCATCTATCTGTTTGGGAATCTCAGGAAACTTATATTAGAGTGGAGAGGACTACGAGCAAGAACAGTGTCTTGGTCACTCTCCCAATAGTTGCTGAAATTTCAGTCAATGTGGTACCTGTGACAAAGGAAGATGACAAGATCCACAATTATCAGATACCATCAGATGACTGTTTTGCTCACCTGGAAGTGCAGTTCAGATTCTACGGCCTGTCATCAAATGTTGAAGGAGTGCTTGGAAGGACTTACCAGCCAGATTTCAAGAACCCGGCAAAGGCTGGAGTAGCCATGCCAGTAGTTGGAGGTGAATACAAGTACAAAACAACATCACTTGTCTCTGCTGATTGTCTTGCTTGTGTGTTCACTCAAGCCGGGAGGTTGGATCAGATGGATTCAAGAGTGCTGGACTATGGAAAGCTAGACTGCACCAGTAACGCCTTCAGCGGGAATGGAATAGTTTGCAGGAAGTAA
- the LOC101293670 gene encoding receptor-like protein kinase THESEUS 1-like yields the protein MSHGAFGLFNPVDNYLIACGSSKNVTFQGRTFVPDTLQSSVVLKSANSLVASSSSNAPSPIYQSARIFKETSSYKFKIRQEGRHWVRLYFYPLANSGQNLKTALITVVTDSFVLLNNFTFENYNGSYLFKEFALNVTSDSLTLTIIPSNSSVAFVNAIEVVSIPDELIPDQAYGVNPSAPFSGLSALGLQTMYRLNMGGPLLTADNDTLKRTWENDVKYLHVDSSAVNVSINPASVKYPVAVTPEIAPNWVYATAEAMGDANVPNGNFNITWVFPADPNYLYLVRVHFCDIVSKALNNLVFNVFINSDNVLSSLDLSSITGDLGVPYYKDFVSNSSADSNTLTVSVGPDSMADVSNAILNGLEILKISNDLGSLDGSLSVQSLLPSSSSKSNNIVIIVGCVIGAVALVAIIVLLYCCLASRKSKTTPNQGPPWLLLPLYGNSQTMTKMSTTSQKSGTASCISLASSNLGHIFMFQEILDATNKFDESLLLGVGGFGRVYKGTLEDGTKVAVKRGNSRSEQGIAEFRTEIEMLSKLRHRHLVSLIGYCDERSEMILVYEYMANGPLRSHLYGTDLPTLSWKLRLEICIGAARGLHYLHTGAAQSIIHRDVKTTNILLDENFVAKVADFGLSKAGPAIDQTHVSTAVKGSFGYLDPEYFRRQQLTEKSDVYSFGVVLMEVLCTRPALNPVLPREQVNIAEWAMAWQKKGMLDQIMDSNLAGKVNPASLKKYGETAEKCLAEYGVDRPSMGDVLWNLEYALQLEETSSALMEPEDNSTNHIRDIELTPLEPFDNSVSMIEGGHSGTDDDAEDAATSAVFSQLVNPRGR from the coding sequence ATGAGTCATGGAGCCTTTGGTTTATTTAATCCTGTTGATAACTACTTGATTGCTTGTGGTTCTTCGAAAAATGTCACCTTCCAAGGCCGAACCTTTGTTCCTGATACACTGCAATCTTCCGTTGTACTGAAAAGTGCAAATTCTTTAGTTGCTAGCTCCAGTTCCAATGCCCCTTCTCCTATTTACCAATCTGCTCGAATTTTCAAAGAAACATCTTCCTATAAGTTCAAAATTCGCCAAGAAGGCCGGCATTGGGTCCGCCTTTATTTCTACCCGTTAGCAAACTCAGGCCAAAACTTGAAGACTGCTCTGATAACTGTGGTCACTGATAGCTTTGTACTCTTGAACAACTTTACTTTCGAGAACTATAATGGTTCTTATTTGTTCAAGGAGTTTGCACTCAATGTTACTTCAGATAGTTTGACCCTCACCATCATTCCTTCAAACAGTTCAGTTGCTTTTGTTAATGCAATTGAAGTGGTCTCGATCCCGGATGAACTAATCCCTGATCAGGCATATGGTGTAAATCCATCTGCTCCTTTTAGTGGCCTTTCCGCACTTGGGCTTCAAACAATGTACCGATTAAACATGGGGGGTCCTTTACTCACAGCTGACAATGATACCCTTAAAAGAACTTGGGAGAATGATGTGAAATACCTTCATGTCGACAGCTCTGCAGTGAATGTATCAATCAACCCTGCCAGCGTGAAGTATCCGGTGGCTGTCACACCAGAGATAGCACCAAACTGGGTCTATGCCACTGCTGAAGCCATGGGAGATGCAAATGTGCCAAATGGGAACTTCAACATAACTTGGGTCTTCCCGGCAGACCCAAATTACTTGTATCTTGTTCGGGTACATTTCTGTGATATTGTCAGCAAGGCATTGAATAACCTAGTTTTCAATGTTTTCATCAATTCCGACAATGTGCTCTCGAGTCTCGACCTCTCCTCCATTACTGGTGACTTGGGTGTGCCGTACTACAAAGACTTTGTTTCCAACTCCTCAGCAGATTCAAATACTTTGACAGTCAGTGTTGGTCCAGATTCAATGGCTGATGTCTCTAATGCAATTCTAAATGGCTTGGAGATTTTGAAGATCAGCAATGACTTGGGGAGCTTGGATGGGTCTTTGTCTGTCCAGAGTCTCCTTCCCAGTTCATCCTCAAAGAGTAATAACATAGTAATCATTGTTGGGTGTGTTATTGGAGCTGTAGCTCTTGTGGCAATTATTGTTCTCTTGTATTGCTGCTTGGCATCTCGCAAGTCAAAGACTACTCCTAACCAAGGTCCTCCATGGCTGCTTCTCCCCTTGTATGGAAACTCTCAGACAATGACCAAAATGTCAACAACTTCACAAAAGAGTGGAACAGCTAGCTGCATCTCATTAGCTTCCTCTAATCTTGGCCACATATTCATGTTCCAAGAAATCCTGGATGCAACCAACAAATTTGATGAGAGCCTACTTCTCGGGGTTGGTGGTTTTGGCAGGGTTTACAAGGGAACACTAGAAGATGGGACAAAAGTAGCTGTTAAAAGAGGAAACTCTAGATCAGAACAAGGTATTGCTGAATTCCGAACTGAGATTGAAATGTTATCGAAGCTTCGTCACCGCCACCTTGTGTCTCTTATTGGCTATTGTGATGAGAGGTCAGAGATGATACTTGTGTATGAATACATGGCTAATGGACCGCTCCGCAGCCATTTGTATGGAACAGATTTGCCAACCCTATCATGGAAGCTACGCCTTGAAATTTGCATTGGGGCTGCAAGAGGACTCCATTATCTCCATACCGGTGCAGCTCAAAGCATAATTCACCGAGATGTGAAGACAACAAACATTCTCTTGGATGAGAACTTTGTAGCCAAAGTTGCAGATTTTGGCCTCTCAAAAGCAGGTCCAGCTATAGATCAGACTCATGTCAGTACTGCTGTTAAGGGTAGTTTTGGTTACCTTGATCCTGAATACTTTAGAAGGCAGCAGCTCACTGAGAAATCAGATGTGTATTCGTTTGGTGTAGTTCTAATGGAAGTTCTTTGCACAAGACCAGCTTTGAACCCAGTTCTTCCCAGAGAGCAAGTGAACATAGCAGAATGGGCAATGGCCTGGCAAAAGAAGGGTATGCTGGACCAAATCATGGACTCGAATCTGGCTGGGAAGGTAAATCCAGCTTCTCTTAAGAAGTATGGTGAGACAGCTGAGAAGTGCCTTGCCGAGTATGGTGTTGACAGGCCATCAATGGGAGATGTCTTGTGGAATCTTGAATATGCTCTTCAGCTTGAGGAAACTTCTTCTGCGCTCATGGAACCTGAAGATAACAGCACAAACCACATACGAGACATTGAATTGACACCACTAGAGCCATTTGACAACAGTGTGAGTATGATTGAGGGAGGGCACTCCGGCACTGATGATGACGCTGAAGATGCTGCCACAAGTGCTGTGTTCTCTCAGCTAGTTAATCCTCGTGGAAGATGA
- the LOC101314545 gene encoding uncharacterized protein LOC101314545, translating into MVCFCFLVDQRRKVWRSKPVAGSCSRCGRGASVADIRTSTRFCYVPFYWKSWKAVMCTFCGAILRSYR; encoded by the coding sequence ATGGTTTGCTTTTGCTTTCTGGTAGACCAGAGGAGGAAGGTGTGGCGGAGCAAGCCGGTGGCGGGGTCGTGTTCGCGGTGCGGGCGTGGAGCAAGTGTGGCCGATATTAGAACTTCCACGAGGTTTTGTTACGTTCCGTTCTACTGGAAATCCTGGAAAGCTGTTATGTGTACTTTCTGTGGAGCTATTCTTAGATCTTACAGATAA